One Bacteriovorax sp. PP10 DNA window includes the following coding sequences:
- a CDS encoding YqaA family protein, protein MGSDKQQKYLRIQIKKLQRHTGKKWFVPLLGFLAALDNIVIVIPTDGLLISSSMLIPKKWLTFALTVTIGSMLGALALASIVEFQGLPWIVEHYPNLLQTKSWIWSQEFFENYGLLFVFVVGLSPLMQQPAVILAALVNTPLYKLALVIFFGRLIKYLLVSYIASHSPKYLKKIWGMKGELDEVDIKL, encoded by the coding sequence ATGGGTTCAGACAAACAACAAAAATATCTGCGTATTCAGATTAAAAAACTCCAACGTCACACAGGTAAGAAGTGGTTTGTGCCTTTATTGGGATTTCTTGCGGCCCTCGACAATATCGTGATCGTGATTCCCACTGACGGTCTCTTGATTTCAAGCTCAATGCTGATTCCAAAAAAATGGCTTACGTTCGCTCTTACTGTAACGATTGGTTCAATGTTAGGAGCGCTTGCACTTGCTTCTATTGTTGAATTCCAAGGCCTGCCGTGGATAGTAGAGCATTACCCGAATCTGCTTCAAACAAAGTCGTGGATATGGTCACAGGAGTTCTTTGAAAATTATGGTCTCTTGTTTGTGTTCGTCGTGGGGTTAAGTCCTCTGATGCAACAACCGGCCGTGATTCTGGCCGCTTTAGTTAATACGCCTTTATACAAGCTTGCCTTGGTAATTTTCTTTGGCCGCCTGATAAAATACCTGCTTGTTTCTTATATCGCTTCTCACTCACCTAAGTACCTGAAGAAAATATGGGGTATGAAAGGGGAGTTGGATGAAGTGGATATCAAACTCTAA
- a CDS encoding thioesterase domain-containing protein — MTKVAEKIAPPINNNLKSWKSFRGTKALAPGEKPNLTEAPKLGEEIPKADITNQAKALNEASEVKPEQAKPTESPSKSSSSEILSKAANVAKAIAKAPVMPIIVPNDTKKIEAKIADKKTEAPVHFIKKPAVIFIEGFSMFGISNGDGIKDMADNYPGAKRFSWEEHGKIMDEIKKHAPDQPVVLVGHSFGGDTAIEVANELNSPKNGFRAVDLLVSIDAVGMNKTIIPVNVKSNLNYFGEGLIPFVHGDPTVARNTKYTEVTNELRSDMHSKMDDNPEVQFEIFNKINDVLGAHGEEDIFIEISETNQIKDVLEAIKNSL; from the coding sequence ATGACGAAAGTAGCAGAAAAGATCGCACCTCCCATAAATAACAATCTGAAGAGCTGGAAGTCTTTTCGTGGTACGAAAGCTTTAGCTCCCGGCGAGAAACCAAATCTTACGGAAGCACCAAAGTTAGGTGAAGAAATTCCCAAAGCAGACATCACCAATCAAGCAAAAGCATTGAATGAGGCTTCCGAAGTCAAACCAGAGCAAGCAAAACCAACTGAGTCTCCTTCTAAGTCCAGCTCAAGTGAAATTTTAAGTAAGGCAGCTAATGTAGCAAAGGCCATCGCCAAAGCTCCTGTCATGCCAATTATCGTTCCGAATGACACAAAAAAGATTGAAGCGAAGATCGCTGATAAAAAAACAGAAGCTCCTGTTCACTTTATAAAAAAGCCTGCCGTGATTTTCATTGAAGGCTTCAGTATGTTTGGAATTTCTAACGGCGATGGAATTAAAGACATGGCCGACAATTATCCAGGTGCGAAGAGATTTTCATGGGAAGAACATGGAAAGATCATGGATGAAATTAAAAAGCACGCTCCCGATCAGCCAGTGGTTTTAGTTGGTCATAGTTTTGGTGGCGACACTGCGATTGAAGTGGCCAATGAATTAAACTCACCTAAAAATGGTTTCCGCGCAGTCGATCTACTCGTCTCTATCGATGCTGTAGGAATGAATAAAACGATTATTCCTGTAAATGTTAAAAGCAATCTGAATTACTTTGGCGAAGGATTAATTCCTTTTGTTCATGGTGATCCGACTGTTGCCCGTAATACAAAATACACAGAAGTTACTAACGAGCTTCGCAGTGATATGCATTCAAAAATGGATGACAATCCTGAAGTGCAGTTTGAAATATTTAACAAGATCAATGATGTTTTAGGTGCTCATGGCGAAGAAGATATCTTTATCGAAATTAGTGAAACTAATCAGATTAAAGATGTATTAGAAGCTATCAAAAATAGCCTCTGA
- a CDS encoding radical SAM protein: MLVDPARLLQVDLVATCNAHCLHCHRQNVVGLENPHYKKNVHIDLQAFKAALKDPSFDQLEEIILSGNYGDPIASDQLLEFLDIVDEVKPELKLIVHSNGGLGSKELWETLGPRLKGRGRFVKFAIDGLKDTNHLYRRGVSWDLVMENAATFIKAGGRAVWMFIIFDHNQHQIEEARELSAKLGFAKFETKPNFASHYNARYQNLTQQERVELLASLPDRHVSEYTVADGKLATLDIVCDSRVNESLFIDHEGNLWPCTYIGGWKHSSEDTKRQHNRERMEDNWEPFYNSIYHHSPSAILNHPIFKTVIEDSWTTSSKTPIHWMCAYKCGKEKCAGKKLSAM; encoded by the coding sequence ATGCTAGTAGACCCCGCCCGATTACTTCAAGTAGACCTGGTCGCTACATGTAATGCACATTGCCTGCACTGCCATCGACAGAATGTTGTTGGTCTCGAAAACCCTCATTATAAAAAAAATGTTCATATCGACTTACAGGCCTTTAAGGCAGCTCTAAAAGATCCATCTTTTGATCAACTCGAAGAAATTATTTTATCTGGAAATTATGGTGATCCCATTGCGAGTGATCAGCTTTTAGAATTTTTAGATATTGTCGATGAAGTAAAACCTGAACTCAAACTCATCGTCCACTCCAACGGTGGCCTTGGTTCAAAAGAATTATGGGAAACCCTTGGACCTCGCCTAAAAGGCAGAGGAAGATTTGTAAAGTTTGCCATTGATGGCCTTAAGGATACAAATCATCTTTATAGACGAGGAGTTTCATGGGACCTGGTGATGGAGAATGCTGCAACTTTCATCAAGGCCGGAGGGCGTGCCGTATGGATGTTTATTATATTCGATCATAACCAACATCAAATTGAGGAGGCCCGGGAGCTTTCAGCAAAATTAGGGTTTGCTAAATTTGAGACCAAACCTAACTTTGCATCTCACTACAATGCCAGATACCAAAACCTTACTCAACAAGAACGAGTTGAATTACTTGCTTCGCTGCCCGATCGTCACGTTAGCGAATACACCGTTGCGGATGGAAAATTAGCCACTCTTGATATTGTATGTGACAGCAGAGTCAATGAATCTCTATTCATTGATCACGAAGGGAATCTCTGGCCGTGCACTTATATTGGAGGGTGGAAACATTCTTCAGAAGATACTAAACGACAACACAATCGCGAAAGAATGGAAGACAACTGGGAGCCTTTCTATAATTCCATTTATCATCACAGCCCATCTGCCATACTCAATCATCCTATTTTTAAAACAGTGATTGAAGATTCATGGACGACTTCATCGAAGACGCCCATTCATTGGATGTGTGCTTATAAATGTGGAAAAGAAAAGTGCGCAGGTAAAAAACTGAGTGCAATGTAG
- a CDS encoding 3'-5' exoribonuclease YhaM family protein, whose product MNKTQFVNKLGPKDDVLSPFLVKYINAAEGKDGKSYLNIILADKTGEVEARKWHGAEHIIGQIRSGDVVIVNGKMNQFQGRMQMIISEISKLNDDQFIREDYIQKAGSAPEKMFEELLSIVDSLEEIYIKDLLVMILHDPEIARRLKIWQAGKSIHHAYQSGLLEHILSCTKLAVTLSPHYKVNRSYVVAGCILHDLCKIYELTEGPVVDYTEEGKLVGHLVKGLEIVDHFAYKIKNFPYNVKLHLKHILLAHHGEYEYGSPKIPNTSEAYLVHLIDLMDSKMSSLEQIKKNDSSSSHWSGFVKHMDRIVYKSELPTFTEYVEGEKSHSSPTSTSAPAPASSGKPTPKGVMSNLLKDFKVEE is encoded by the coding sequence TTGAATAAGACCCAATTCGTAAATAAGCTTGGCCCAAAAGATGATGTTCTCTCTCCTTTCCTGGTTAAATACATCAATGCAGCTGAAGGAAAGGATGGAAAAAGCTATCTCAACATCATCCTTGCCGACAAAACAGGCGAAGTTGAAGCAAGAAAGTGGCATGGGGCCGAACATATTATCGGACAAATTCGCTCAGGTGATGTGGTCATTGTTAATGGAAAAATGAATCAGTTTCAAGGCCGCATGCAGATGATCATCTCTGAAATCTCAAAACTGAACGATGATCAATTCATCCGTGAAGACTATATTCAGAAGGCCGGAAGTGCTCCGGAAAAGATGTTCGAAGAACTTCTTTCAATCGTTGATTCATTAGAAGAAATTTATATCAAAGACTTACTGGTGATGATTCTTCATGACCCGGAAATCGCTCGCCGTTTAAAAATCTGGCAAGCTGGAAAGAGCATTCACCACGCTTACCAATCTGGTTTATTAGAACACATTCTTTCATGTACAAAACTTGCAGTAACACTTTCTCCTCATTATAAAGTGAACCGTTCATACGTGGTTGCAGGTTGCATCCTTCACGATCTTTGTAAAATTTACGAGCTAACAGAAGGCCCGGTTGTTGACTACACAGAGGAAGGAAAACTTGTTGGTCACCTTGTAAAAGGTTTAGAGATCGTTGATCACTTCGCTTATAAAATTAAAAATTTTCCATACAATGTAAAACTTCATTTAAAACATATCCTCCTTGCTCACCACGGAGAATATGAATACGGGTCACCAAAAATTCCCAACACATCTGAAGCTTACCTTGTTCACTTAATCGATTTAATGGATTCCAAAATGAGCTCACTCGAGCAGATTAAGAAAAACGATTCAAGCTCAAGTCATTGGAGTGGATTCGTGAAACACATGGACCGTATTGTCTATAAATCTGAGTTACCAACATTCACTGAATATGTTGAAGGTGAGAAATCTCACTCATCACCTACTTCAACTTCAGCTCCAGCACCTGCTTCTTCGGGAAAACCAACACCTAAGGGAGTAATGAGCAATCTTCTAAAAGACTTTAAAGTTGAGGAATAA
- a CDS encoding glutaredoxin family protein: MSAPKLDFYYFESCPYCQRVIKVIDKHKIKVNWMDIHKDSAHAKKLQADTGRTTVPCLYIDGEPMFESLDIMKWMESNLDNLDKA, translated from the coding sequence ATGAGCGCTCCTAAGTTAGATTTTTATTATTTCGAATCATGTCCATACTGCCAGAGAGTTATTAAAGTTATTGATAAACATAAAATCAAAGTTAACTGGATGGATATTCATAAAGATTCTGCTCATGCAAAAAAATTACAGGCAGATACAGGAAGAACAACCGTTCCATGTTTATATATTGATGGAGAACCAATGTTTGAATCATTGGACATCATGAAGTGGATGGAAAGTAATTTAGACAATTTAGATAAAGCATAA
- a CDS encoding histone protein encodes MAKKAAKKVVKKAAPAKKAPAAKKAAPAKKPAAKKAAPAKKAPVAKKAAPAKKAPVAKKAAPAKKVTVAKKAAPAKKAPVAKKAAPAKKAPVAKKAAPAKKPAAKAAPAKAAAPATKKETILSREEAIKKYKSSIAPVKTKGPAKKSAVMDDDLDDDFETDIDDLDEDDDVIVDEVMGDEDFDDEEEEGATPAKFEEEFDPEDDDAVEKTAGAYSYGWGYNDAFDKPEDEDLDRDLDEDEQYALGKKSSSEEDALDDDDDY; translated from the coding sequence ATGGCAAAAAAAGCAGCAAAAAAAGTAGTTAAAAAAGCAGCACCAGCTAAGAAAGCTCCAGCAGCTAAAAAAGCAGCGCCTGCTAAAAAACCAGCAGCAAAAAAAGCAGCTCCTGCTAAAAAAGCACCTGTAGCTAAAAAAGCAGCTCCTGCTAAAAAAGCTCCTGTAGCTAAAAAAGCAGCACCTGCTAAAAAAGTTACTGTAGCAAAAAAAGCAGCTCCTGCTAAAAAAGCACCTGTAGCAAAAAAAGCAGCACCTGCTAAAAAAGCTCCTGTAGCTAAAAAAGCAGCTCCAGCTAAGAAGCCAGCAGCGAAAGCAGCTCCGGCAAAAGCAGCAGCTCCAGCTACAAAAAAAGAAACTATTCTTTCTCGCGAAGAAGCGATCAAAAAATATAAAAGCTCAATTGCTCCTGTTAAAACTAAAGGCCCTGCTAAAAAGAGCGCGGTTATGGATGATGACCTGGATGACGATTTCGAAACAGACATCGATGATCTGGATGAAGATGATGATGTAATTGTTGATGAAGTCATGGGCGATGAAGATTTCGATGATGAAGAAGAAGAAGGTGCAACACCTGCTAAGTTCGAAGAAGAATTCGATCCTGAAGATGACGACGCTGTAGAAAAAACTGCAGGTGCCTACTCTTACGGATGGGGTTACAACGACGCTTTCGATAAACCGGAAGATGAAGACTTAGACCGTGACCTTGATGAAGATGAGCAGTACGCGCTTGGTAAAAAATCAAGCAGCGAAGAAGACGCTCTTGACGACGACGACGATTACTAG
- a CDS encoding methyl-accepting chemotaxis protein, producing MSNKYFKSLNFKLLSLVFMGIIPMVLGMFFYVLPVFEENLFAQRKEEVRTGVSIVIGMLDKIQNEVKAGVMTQEQANKEIQKTFAILRYNKTDYFFAYDSKGYNTAHGTKPDFVGTPRADSKDPDGKYYVKEFLTYIGKEEGGFVGYKFEKTKGTPPIPKISYIQYYKPLNWIVGSGVYIDVVEAQVNAIRMKIIAGILFITAAAFAFSWYYSNRLCNQINKISTDLFNEADKVADVAMNISKASESLSSSTTQQASALQETSSSIEETSAMISKNAENAKTSMVVSTKSQVSVEEGKKFVTEMITSIQDIADSNVEMVKQIDQSNKEIADIVKVINEIGDKTKVINDIVFQTKLLSFNASVEAARAGEHGKGFAVVAEEIGNLAQMSGNSAKEISDLLGNSIQTVQKTIDNSKSRITKIVANGDSKIKHGGDIARRCGEVFDEIVLNVNHVNEMVGEISVASNEQATGVKEITAAVAELDTTGQQNTMLSQQTSDYAEQLRSQVNALKKNTNALDFMLKGVDEDNKAA from the coding sequence ATGAGTAACAAGTATTTCAAAAGTTTGAATTTCAAACTTCTATCACTAGTATTTATGGGTATTATCCCAATGGTTCTCGGAATGTTTTTCTACGTTCTACCTGTATTTGAAGAAAATCTTTTCGCACAAAGAAAAGAGGAGGTCAGGACAGGGGTTAGTATTGTTATAGGCATGCTTGATAAAATCCAGAATGAAGTTAAAGCTGGAGTTATGACTCAAGAGCAAGCTAACAAAGAAATCCAAAAAACATTTGCGATTCTTCGTTACAATAAAACAGATTATTTTTTCGCTTACGACTCTAAAGGATACAATACCGCTCACGGGACAAAACCTGATTTCGTAGGAACACCCCGAGCAGATTCAAAAGATCCGGATGGTAAGTACTATGTTAAAGAATTCTTAACTTATATTGGTAAAGAAGAAGGTGGATTTGTTGGTTACAAATTCGAAAAAACAAAAGGAACTCCTCCTATTCCAAAAATTTCATATATCCAATACTACAAACCACTAAATTGGATTGTTGGATCAGGTGTTTATATTGATGTTGTTGAAGCTCAAGTAAATGCCATTCGTATGAAAATCATTGCGGGTATTTTGTTTATTACTGCAGCTGCTTTTGCATTCAGTTGGTACTACTCAAACCGCCTATGTAACCAAATTAATAAAATCTCAACTGACCTGTTTAATGAAGCAGATAAAGTTGCAGACGTTGCCATGAACATCAGCAAAGCTTCTGAGAGTTTATCTTCGAGTACAACTCAGCAGGCTTCAGCACTTCAGGAAACTTCATCTTCGATTGAAGAAACTAGTGCGATGATTTCTAAAAACGCTGAGAACGCAAAAACATCTATGGTTGTTTCTACAAAGAGCCAGGTGTCAGTAGAGGAAGGGAAAAAGTTTGTCACTGAAATGATTACATCAATTCAGGATATCGCTGATAGCAATGTTGAGATGGTAAAACAAATTGACCAATCTAATAAAGAGATTGCTGATATCGTAAAAGTTATCAACGAAATTGGTGACAAGACAAAAGTTATTAACGATATCGTTTTCCAGACGAAGCTTCTTTCTTTCAATGCTTCAGTGGAAGCTGCCAGAGCAGGAGAGCACGGGAAAGGGTTTGCGGTCGTTGCTGAAGAAATTGGTAATCTTGCTCAGATGAGTGGAAATTCAGCTAAGGAGATTTCTGATCTTCTAGGCAATAGTATTCAAACAGTACAAAAAACAATTGATAACTCGAAATCAAGAATTACAAAAATTGTTGCTAACGGTGACAGTAAAATTAAACACGGTGGAGACATTGCAAGACGCTGTGGTGAAGTTTTTGATGAGATCGTTCTCAATGTTAATCATGTTAACGAAATGGTTGGTGAGATCTCTGTTGCAAGTAATGAGCAGGCAACAGGGGTTAAAGAAATTACGGCCGCTGTAGCTGAGCTGGATACGACAGGACAACAAAACACAATGCTTTCTCAACAGACATCAGACTACGCTGAGCAATTGCGCTCGCAAGTAAATGCTCTGAAGAAGAATACGAATGCTCTGGATTTCATGCTGAAAGGTGTGGATGAAGATAATAAAGCTGCTTAA
- a CDS encoding single-stranded DNA-binding protein, with protein sequence MSVNKVIILGRLGQDPELKYTPGGMAVCNFTLATSESWADKAGQKQERTEWHRIVVWGKLAELCNQYLTKGRQAFVEGSLQTRSWDDKSGQKRYTTEINAKTVQFIGGASAGAGAGAEKSNAGGPTYDSSMVNQEYDISTDTNFTSDDIPF encoded by the coding sequence ATGAGTGTTAACAAAGTAATTATCCTAGGCCGCTTAGGTCAAGATCCAGAGTTGAAATACACTCCAGGTGGAATGGCAGTTTGTAACTTCACACTAGCTACAAGCGAATCATGGGCAGACAAAGCAGGACAAAAACAAGAAAGAACTGAATGGCATAGAATTGTTGTTTGGGGAAAACTTGCTGAGCTTTGCAATCAGTATTTAACTAAAGGAAGACAAGCATTCGTAGAAGGGTCTCTTCAGACTCGTTCATGGGATGATAAAAGTGGTCAAAAACGTTACACAACAGAAATCAACGCTAAGACTGTTCAGTTTATTGGTGGAGCTTCTGCTGGTGCAGGCGCTGGAGCTGAGAAATCAAATGCTGGTGGACCGACTTACGATTCAAGCATGGTTAATCAGGAGTATGATATCTCTACAGATACAAACTTCACATCTGATGACATTCCGTTTTAG
- a CDS encoding TadE/TadG family type IV pilus assembly protein has protein sequence MIKSNRGQLSIFMGIALILVMGMLAFIINIGLFVKAKINLQNAVDAAAFSGAAVQARQLTNIANVNWEMRNTYKEWMFKYYILGQMGLVKGNNNLSDSALGSNASVSFLLRTPSVAGTASSVGFDKYNVPSICVHNNSSTDICPIYALPGIPRFPAIGVAGITEIHEAFVNKLVEEKGENCSARTQINFLAALSWAYSSGLKELPGAPLIATNRTGAWPEALELAMRMRNLEMIVNRPPVAELNRTNIGTFANVGAEIGLNERPVKAFMSAFRNIGGGKYKDKLNDNSASSGNGVDELAATFKLTELAPQPYQAAEQSVSGFLIPSSFTYPGEASFTALTKHYLDLQAVPVNFATMFTTFATTRNEFEPSVDSEASCFVSKSAMPVPGYLMGFVKNPTVLTYYAVKGEAEFTGLFFPRLTEGQAGSFKLTAYAAAKPFGGRIGPKLFGFLDGDRAVVPRADDNGRSRSYISGIRVELSTKFKPGMPIPPSESFWANDLTSVVGGVPGTNPQISYGIPNMIYDFNSDKELEDQNTGGSQGIQTVRAQMTASMSTSERRGLYNSYQIKALKQALGGDFTGRNMTSNDLMKALVTARRVTKYDAANYMIPDFVRGATSGETPNAYPTVKADPNPVPGGKGAFYKLFAPLVGSELLYKTNNEVGTIVLSYMKANDKAIEVYLEALLQVAQGIYELPSGVNNKTNINALAARSIHANAGISTSPTPPALVSADPMDATASTCAKDMASKFNHFFRGRNTQCGIVPLENLMIEYIDKKNTGDGKLYYLSTYLNELDQEQIMTAYYPSPRQGAAADRVAQAISPIGTTSATIRYSTRRNFYSTKFIPLSKLFASSNDYKEDVFLESDTKSPPDMQNMILQNAIQADSTTGLNNSYYLDF, from the coding sequence GTGATTAAAAGCAACCGCGGCCAATTAAGTATCTTTATGGGAATCGCCCTAATTTTGGTGATGGGGATGCTTGCGTTCATTATCAACATCGGGCTTTTCGTTAAGGCCAAGATCAATCTTCAAAACGCTGTCGATGCAGCAGCCTTTTCGGGTGCAGCTGTTCAGGCCCGTCAACTTACCAACATCGCCAATGTAAATTGGGAAATGAGAAATACCTATAAAGAATGGATGTTTAAATATTACATTCTAGGGCAGATGGGTTTAGTTAAAGGAAATAACAATCTCTCAGACAGTGCTTTAGGATCAAATGCTTCGGTAAGTTTTTTACTCCGCACTCCTTCTGTCGCGGGAACAGCTTCATCAGTTGGTTTTGATAAATACAATGTCCCTTCAATTTGTGTTCACAATAATTCATCGACAGATATTTGCCCGATCTACGCTCTACCAGGGATTCCACGCTTCCCTGCTATTGGTGTGGCCGGAATTACAGAAATTCACGAAGCCTTCGTTAACAAACTGGTAGAAGAAAAAGGGGAAAACTGTTCGGCGAGAACGCAGATCAATTTCCTTGCAGCTCTATCATGGGCGTATAGCTCGGGACTTAAAGAACTTCCTGGTGCTCCACTGATTGCAACAAACAGAACTGGTGCATGGCCGGAAGCTCTGGAGCTTGCAATGAGAATGAGAAACCTGGAGATGATTGTGAATCGTCCTCCGGTTGCTGAACTTAATCGTACGAACATTGGAACATTTGCCAATGTCGGTGCTGAGATTGGATTAAACGAAAGACCAGTGAAGGCCTTCATGTCGGCCTTCAGAAATATTGGTGGCGGAAAATATAAAGACAAGTTAAACGACAACAGTGCTTCTTCTGGGAATGGTGTTGATGAATTGGCCGCTACTTTTAAACTGACTGAACTAGCTCCACAACCTTACCAGGCAGCTGAGCAATCAGTTTCAGGATTTTTAATTCCTTCATCATTTACTTATCCAGGTGAAGCGAGCTTCACTGCTTTAACAAAACATTATCTTGATCTTCAAGCTGTACCCGTTAACTTCGCAACGATGTTTACAACTTTTGCGACAACACGAAATGAGTTTGAGCCATCAGTAGATTCTGAGGCCAGCTGTTTTGTTTCTAAATCAGCAATGCCCGTTCCAGGATACTTAATGGGGTTTGTAAAAAATCCTACAGTCCTTACTTACTACGCAGTTAAAGGTGAAGCAGAGTTCACTGGACTCTTTTTTCCAAGACTCACAGAAGGACAAGCAGGAAGTTTTAAATTAACTGCGTATGCTGCTGCTAAACCATTTGGTGGACGTATTGGTCCGAAACTTTTTGGTTTCTTAGATGGTGATAGAGCTGTTGTTCCAAGAGCAGATGATAACGGAAGAAGTAGATCTTATATCAGTGGTATCAGAGTTGAGCTTTCAACAAAATTCAAACCAGGTATGCCGATTCCTCCAAGTGAAAGTTTTTGGGCCAATGACCTGACGTCTGTTGTGGGTGGAGTTCCTGGAACAAATCCACAAATTTCATATGGTATCCCCAATATGATTTACGACTTCAACAGCGATAAAGAACTTGAAGATCAAAACACTGGTGGATCACAAGGAATTCAAACTGTGCGTGCTCAGATGACGGCTTCAATGTCGACGAGTGAGCGCAGAGGACTTTATAACTCTTATCAGATCAAAGCATTGAAACAAGCTTTAGGTGGAGATTTCACCGGAAGAAATATGACTTCGAATGATTTGATGAAGGCCTTAGTAACAGCAAGACGAGTGACAAAATACGATGCTGCTAATTACATGATTCCTGATTTTGTTCGCGGAGCTACATCAGGAGAAACTCCTAATGCTTATCCAACGGTGAAAGCAGATCCTAATCCGGTTCCGGGTGGAAAAGGTGCCTTCTATAAACTTTTTGCTCCTTTAGTTGGAAGTGAACTTTTATATAAAACCAATAATGAAGTTGGAACAATTGTTTTGAGTTACATGAAAGCTAACGACAAAGCGATTGAAGTTTACCTAGAGGCCTTACTACAGGTTGCTCAAGGTATTTATGAACTTCCTTCTGGTGTGAATAATAAAACCAACATCAATGCTCTTGCAGCAAGAAGTATCCACGCGAATGCCGGAATCAGCACCAGCCCTACTCCACCAGCTCTTGTCAGTGCAGATCCGATGGATGCCACTGCTTCGACATGTGCAAAAGATATGGCCTCAAAGTTTAATCATTTTTTCAGAGGAAGAAACACTCAGTGTGGAATCGTGCCGCTGGAAAATTTAATGATCGAATACATCGACAAAAAAAATACGGGTGATGGAAAGTTGTACTACTTATCAACTTACCTAAATGAGCTTGATCAAGAGCAAATTATGACGGCTTACTATCCCTCTCCGCGTCAAGGAGCGGCCGCTGACAGAGTGGCCCAAGCAATAAGTCCTATTGGAACAACCTCTGCGACTATACGCTACTCAACGCGCAGAAATTTTTATTCAACAAAGTTTATTCCTCTTTCTAAACTCTTTGCTAGTTCAAATGACTATAAAGAGGACGTTTTCCTGGAATCAGACACTAAATCTCCGCCAGATATGCAAAATATGATTCTGCAAAATGCTATTCAGGCCGACAGCACAACTGGCCTTAACAATAGTTACTATCTCGACTTTTAG
- the gap gene encoding type I glyceraldehyde-3-phosphate dehydrogenase, protein MTKIKVGINGMGRIGRTVLREFFNRNESAFEIVAVNNPGNAKDYIHLLKYDSVHGVFKGDVTVEGENMVINGKAIKFFGQRDPAEIPWASLGVQIVVDATGIFKDKPGLGKHMAGGTVKKVIMCAPGKDLDATFVMGINDNIYDATKHNIISNASCTTNCLAPVAKVLHDKFGIVNGFMTTVHSYTSDQMLLDGAHSDPRRARSAALSMIPTTTGAAKTVGEIIPELKGKLDGYAVRVPTPNVSLTDLTVTLEKKATKEEVNAALKEAAEGPLKGILRFETEELVSVDYMGMTHSSCVDASLTNVIGNSVKLVAWYDNECGFSNRVLDLVKFIGSKGL, encoded by the coding sequence ATGACTAAAATTAAAGTTGGTATTAATGGCATGGGCCGCATCGGAAGAACTGTTTTACGCGAGTTTTTTAACCGCAATGAATCAGCATTCGAAATCGTAGCAGTTAACAATCCTGGAAACGCAAAAGACTACATTCATTTATTAAAATACGATTCTGTTCACGGAGTTTTCAAAGGCGACGTTACTGTTGAAGGCGAGAACATGGTTATCAACGGAAAAGCGATTAAGTTTTTCGGTCAAAGAGACCCAGCTGAAATTCCATGGGCAAGCCTTGGAGTTCAAATTGTTGTAGACGCTACTGGTATCTTCAAAGATAAACCAGGTCTTGGTAAGCATATGGCCGGTGGAACAGTTAAAAAAGTTATTATGTGTGCTCCAGGTAAAGACCTAGATGCTACTTTCGTAATGGGAATCAACGATAACATTTACGATGCTACAAAACACAACATCATCTCAAACGCATCATGTACAACAAACTGTCTTGCTCCAGTAGCAAAAGTTCTTCACGATAAATTTGGTATCGTTAACGGATTCATGACAACTGTTCACTCATACACATCTGATCAAATGCTTCTAGACGGTGCTCACTCTGATCCACGTCGTGCAAGATCAGCTGCTCTATCAATGATCCCAACAACAACAGGTGCTGCTAAGACTGTTGGAGAAATTATTCCTGAACTAAAAGGGAAACTTGATGGATACGCAGTTCGCGTTCCAACTCCAAACGTTTCTTTAACTGACTTAACTGTAACTCTAGAAAAGAAAGCGACAAAAGAAGAAGTCAACGCTGCTCTTAAAGAAGCTGCTGAAGGACCTCTAAAAGGAATCCTAAGATTCGAAACAGAAGAACTAGTTTCTGTAGACTATATGGGAATGACTCATTCTTCTTGCGTGGATGCATCTCTTACAAACGTAATCGGTAACAGCGTTAAGCTTGTTGCTTGGTACGACAATGAGTGTGGATTCTCAAACAGAGTTTTAGACTTAGTAAAATTTATCGGTTCAAAAGGACTATAA